The following is a genomic window from Chloracidobacterium sp..
TGTGAAACCGCAGTTTGGGATCCGTTGGCGTGGAATATCGCCTCGAAAGACAATATCTGGACGGGAACGATCGAGAAACGGCCGTATTTTGGCGGCCGAGTGAGAGGCTCGGCTCAGATGCTGCTTCGCTACGCGGCCGAAGGCATTATCGTCTCATTCATCGTGCAGGTAAGTATGCTGCCGCTGTCAGTGATCTACTTCCACCGCGTTCCCTTTGCCTCGGTGATCCTGAATATCTGGGTCGGAGCTATCTTGGCTGTCGAGAGTTTTGCGGCAGTGATCGGATCGTTTTTGACGCTGATAGCAGGTGTGCTCGCCAGGCCGTTCTTTCTCATCGCGGACGCCGCGAACGGGCTTATGCTCGCACTGCCTCGGGTATTTACGAGCGGCGGATGGGCACCGAGGATACCGGCTTATCATGATACAGCGTTTGCCGTATATTTCCTCTACTTCATACCGCTCATCATCATTGCCGCATTGGCCTTTCAATGGAGCCCTTTCGCTCTCGGCAAAGCTGATCGACGAAGGTACCTTTTAACGCGGATTTCGCTCGCAGCGACGCCGATCCTCGCCTGCATTATCATTCTGCATCCGTTCAGCGTGTCAAGACCGGACGGGAAACTGCACATCGACTTTATTGATGTCGGGCAAGGCGATTCGATATTCATTACTTTTCCCGACGGAAGGACCATGCTGATCGACGGCGGCGGAAGATTTGACTATCGGAGCGGTGAAGGTGTTGAAGCGTTCGAACGCGACACTCAAGGTATCGGCGAGGCCGTCGTCTCGCCCGTACTATGGAGCAAAGGCTACTCGTATATTGACAGGATATTGGCGACCCATGCGGATGCGGACCATATTGAAGGGCTGACCGAGGTTGTGCGCAATTTCGGTATCGGCACAGCCTATATCGCCCGCTCACCGGTGAGCGACGCGGAATTTGCAGCCTTTGATGCTGAGCTTAGGAAACGGAATATTCCTGTCGAGATGATCGCGCGCGGCGACACATTCGAGATCGGCGGTGTTACCGCCGAGGTTTTAAATCCTGCTCCGGCCGCGGACCCGAACGCAGTTTGGGATAACAACCACTCAGTTGTTTTGCGGCTGCGTTACGGAAGCAATACGTTCCTGCTGACCGGCGATATCGAACGGCGAACCGAGGCGGAACTTGCCGCGACAGGGATGCTTTCGGCTTCGGATGTAGTAAAGGCTCCTCATCACGGCAGCCGCACATCGTCAACGCAGCCCTTTGTCGATGCGGTTCGTCCGAGACATGCGATCATCTCCGTGGGCCGATACTCTCCTTTCGGACATCCGCATGATGATGTAGTAATGCGTTGGCAGAATGCAGGTGCTTCGGTGTTGACAACGGGCGATAACGGAATGATCAGCATTTCAAGCGACGGCACTGATATCAGCGTGGCAGGCTTTGCGGACGGAGGGAATTGATCTGCCGAGCGCACAAAAACGCCGAAGGATGCGTTTTCACAAAACCTTCCGAGCGTTCTTTCAGTCGTCCTAAATTGTGAATAGTTTTAACACTACCACAATATATTGTCAAGAGAAATATTTCCGATCGGCTAATGCTTGAAATGACGGACGCCTGTGAACGCCATCGCGATGCCGGTTTCGTTGGCTGCGGCAATGCATTCTTCATCCCTGACGGAGCCGCCGGGCTGTATGATCGCGGTTACGCCGATGCGAGCCGCTTCATCAACATTATCGCGGAACGGGAAGAATGCATCCGATGCGAGAGCACAGCCGCTTAGCGGCAGATCGAACCTCTCAGCACGCATTGCCGCGATCCTGACAGAATCCACACGGTTCATCTGACCGGCACCGACGCCGAGTGTTCGATCGGCACTTGCCAGGACGATGGCGTTCGACCTAACGTGTTTGCAAACCCTCCACGCAAGCATCATCGAGCGAAACTCTTCGTCCGAGGGCGTACGTTCGGTCACGATATGCAGTTCGTCGGCAGCGATGGCGCGAACGTCCTTGTCTTGGACAAGAAAGCCGCCTGATATCTGCTTGTATTCGAGGCTCTCGGATGCTGAAACATCTCCATACGCGGCTTTGAGTATCCGTAAATTCTTCTTGGTTCGAAATATTTCAAGAGCCTCATTGTCGAATTCAGGCCCGATGATCACTTCAGAAAAGATCTCGATCGCGGCTTTTGCCGCTTCAGCATCAACTTTTCGATTGAACGCGATTATGCCTCCGAACGCCGATACGGGATCCGTTGACAGAGCCTTTTTGTATGCCGCGGCAGGTGTTTCCGCGATCCCGACACCGGAAGGATTTGTGTGTTTGATGATCGCTACGGCAGTTTCGTCAAAGTCGTTCACCAGCGAGAATGCCGCATCAGCGTCAACGTAATTGTTGAAAG
Proteins encoded in this region:
- a CDS encoding ComEC/Rec2 family competence protein; amino-acid sequence: MSSRNFSPRPLFTLACCFALGIALGRYSAVSFQVSLILAASFGITAAFVSRTSVAAILICFAFLSAGAAAYRADQLSISPDRLRVLYDSGAIASRTPVELEGVAAAAPEPAIGGAFITMAADTLLLKGAERQVSGRVRLFVASSSQDGIDALSDLRYGSRIRVLCRLEREDKFRDPGIRNTRDAFDGMGIDATATVRSPLLVERIADESVFLPIAWTYDVRGRLIRSFQANLRPETAGVMIASLLGDQYFLDKDTGDVFRAGGTFHILVISGLHITFIGGVMLWFIRRLSRNRLIQFLVVIAFLWAYTLGVGAAVPVTRAAIMFTILMFAYVVGRRTDLLNSLGLCIIILLIWRPADLFGPSFQLTVISVFAIVAIAQPLLKKLYSIGAWTPDAASPFPPNVPQWLLRACETAVWDPLAWNIASKDNIWTGTIEKRPYFGGRVRGSAQMLLRYAAEGIIVSFIVQVSMLPLSVIYFHRVPFASVILNIWVGAILAVESFAAVIGSFLTLIAGVLARPFFLIADAANGLMLALPRVFTSGGWAPRIPAYHDTAFAVYFLYFIPLIIIAALAFQWSPFALGKADRRRYLLTRISLAATPILACIIILHPFSVSRPDGKLHIDFIDVGQGDSIFITFPDGRTMLIDGGGRFDYRSGEGVEAFERDTQGIGEAVVSPVLWSKGYSYIDRILATHADADHIEGLTEVVRNFGIGTAYIARSPVSDAEFAAFDAELRKRNIPVEMIARGDTFEIGGVTAEVLNPAPAADPNAVWDNNHSVVLRLRYGSNTFLLTGDIERRTEAELAATGMLSASDVVKAPHHGSRTSSTQPFVDAVRPRHAIISVGRYSPFGHPHDDVVMRWQNAGASVLTTGDNGMISISSDGTDISVAGFADGGN
- the purH gene encoding bifunctional phosphoribosylaminoimidazolecarboxamide formyltransferase/IMP cyclohydrolase gives rise to the protein MSELRKITRALISVSDKTGLLPLAQDLTLRGVEIVSTGGTAAFLRNSGITVTDVSEVTGFPEMMDGRVKTLHPRVHGALLALRDNADHAASLNEHEISQIDLLVVNLYPFEAAIAKAGATLEDAVENIDIGGPAMIRSAAKNWSSVAVVTDPARYEGIINELAANDGSLSLETRAALAAAAFARTAEYDTAIADFLNARQDNEQFPETARLTLAKASDLRYGENPHQKAALYRTGTGGIASAEQLHGKEMSFNNYVDADAAFSLVNDFDETAVAIIKHTNPSGVGIAETPAAAYKKALSTDPVSAFGGIIAFNRKVDAEAAKAAIEIFSEVIIGPEFDNEALEIFRTKKNLRILKAAYGDVSASESLEYKQISGGFLVQDKDVRAIAADELHIVTERTPSDEEFRSMMLAWRVCKHVRSNAIVLASADRTLGVGAGQMNRVDSVRIAAMRAERFDLPLSGCALASDAFFPFRDNVDEAARIGVTAIIQPGGSVRDEECIAAANETGIAMAFTGVRHFKH